Proteins encoded within one genomic window of Balaenoptera musculus isolate JJ_BM4_2016_0621 chromosome 12, mBalMus1.pri.v3, whole genome shotgun sequence:
- the LOC118905278 gene encoding cyclin-dependent kinase 2-associated protein 1-like produces the protein MSHRPNLTAHVPAASLSASGSVHPPSTSMATSSQYRRLLSEYGPPSLGYARGTGKSQVPQSKYAEPLAVIEELGKEVRPPSAGSRSAMQSLERGIVHAAGLVREGLAENGTEGRALAAS, from the coding sequence atGTCTCACAGACCGAACTTGACCGCGCACGTGCCCGCCGCCTCCCTCAGCGCCTCTGGGAGCGTGCACCCGCCCTCCACCAGTATGGCGACGTCTTCCCAGTACCGCCGGCTGCTGAGTGAGTACGGGCCGCCATCTCTAGGCTACGCCCGGGGAACTGGGAAGAGCCAGGTGCCCCAGAGCAAATACGCGGAGCCGCTGGCCGTCATCGAAGAGCTGGGGAAAGAGGTCAGACCCCCGTCCGCGGGCAGCAGGAGCGCGATGCAGAGCCTGGAACGCGGCATCGTCCACGCTGCAGGATTGGTGCGGGAGGGCTTGGCTGAAAACGGAACGGAAGGCCGGGCGCTAGCTGCCTCGTGA